The genomic stretch TATAGCTAGTGGAAGATATGATGCCTTCCTTGATTTGAGAGGCAGTCGAATTATAGATATAGCCGCATCTAAATTAATTGTAGAAGAAGCAGGAGGAATTATCACAAATAAATATGGTGAAAAATTAAACAACAAACTAAGCATCCATGAAAGAGCTATTGTAGTTGCAGCTAATACTGAAAAATTACACAAACAAATAATTGACATTTTAAATAATAATCAATCAGAACATTTCGAAAAAATAGGTATTATAAGCCGTATTGATAAATATAAAGCATTATTATTCTCAGCTAAGATCATAGATTACCTAGAAAAAAAAGGAAAACAAGTAGTTATTGAAAAAAGGTTAGCTAATAAAATCGAAGAACTAAAACAAGACCCTAAATTAGATAAAAGAATAAAAAAAGTAAAAAAGAATTCACCCAAATTATCCTCATTTTTCGATGATGTAAATCTTAATCGAAACTTTAAAACAATTTCTGAAAGTATTTTTGACTTTGATTGTGATATGGCTATTGTTCTTGGAGGAGATGGGACTCTCCTCAGAGCACAATCAAAATTAAAAGATGAAACACCATTATTTGGAGTTAATATGGGAACAGTGGGATTTTTAACAGAAATTGAAAGCGAAGACACATTTAAAGCATTGGATGAAGTTTTTAATGAAAATTACTACAAAGAAAAAAGAACAAAACTTGTTGTATCTCACGAAAATCACAGATACACAGCAATGAATGAAGTAGTAATCATGACAAATAAACCTGCTAAAATGTTGCATTTTGAAATACAAGTAGATGGTGAAATAATAGAAGAAGTTAGAGCTGATGGATTAATAATTTCAACACCAAGTGGATCTACTGCTTATGCAATGTCAGCAGGTGGACCTATTGTTGATCCTAAGGTAGAAGGATTTGTTATAATTCCAATATGCCCCTATAAATTAGGTGTAAGACCATTTATCGTGTCAGACAATAGTGAAATCATTGTTAAATTACTTAAAAAAGGTAAAAGTGCTGTATTTGTAATGGATGGGCAAAGAAACGAAGAAGCTGAATATCAGGAAGAAATTAAATTTAAAAAATCAGAAAAAGATGTGTATTTCATTAGAACCTCTACAAAATATTTCTATGAAAAAGTTAAAGACAAACTAAGTGAAGGCGGAATTAATGACGGAAACCACTACTAATCTAGTAATTGATTTAACACATGGTGGAGTCAAAATAGCTATTAATTTAGCTAAAAAAGGTGAAAAAGTATATGCTTATGACATATACAACACATTAAAAATTGATGAAAAAAAGCTTTTAAAGAATTATAAAGTAGAATTAATCCAATTAAAAGACATAAATAAGTTAAGAAATAATTTAAAAGTTATTTATCCAATTCATCTTCCTTTAACACATGAAGAAATTAAAAAACACAATCCCGATTTAAATTATACATTCATCACACACCACAAAGCAGTTAAAGAACTTTTAAAAGAATGGGGCAAAAATATTTTAAAAGTAGAAATAACAGGAGTTAAAGGGAAAACTAGCTCTGTTTTTATGCTTAAAGAAATATTAATAGATAAAAATCCTTTAATTTTATCTAGTTTAGGTGCAATTTTTTATAACAATGGTAAAAAGAGCCTGCTCAAAAAAAATATCTCAATAACTCCAGCTAATATTAAAGAAACAATAGATTTAGCAAATGGAAAGGATTATAATTTAGCTATTTTTGAAAACTCTCTTGGAGCTTGCGGTATTGGTGATGTTGGTCTTTTAACAAACATTGCTGAAAATTATTCAATAGCTAAAAACAAATGTAATGCAGCTGAAGCTAAAAAACAAATATTTGATTGTAACCTTGTAGTTTGTCAAAAAGAAAGTTTAGATAAGTATTATTCAGATATCCATCATGAAAAAATCAATAGCTTTTCTCTAGATGATAAAAATGCTAATCTTTACTTAAATGATGTGAATTTTTCATTAGATAAAACAATCATGGACTTAGAATATAAAGACATGATAACTCTAAAAGGAGAAAGAATAAGTGGTAATTTTAAAGTGGAAAGCTTTGCACCAGGACTTCATCATGTTTCAAATGTACTAGGAGTTGTTTTAACCTGTTTATCATTAAATATTGATAAAGAAAAAATAATATCTGGACTTAAAAAATATAAAGGAATTAAAGGAAGAACAAATAAAAAAACAATTAAAAATAGCATTATTATAGAAGAGATTAATCCTGGAATAAATACAAAAGCTATAAAAGAATCAATAAACATGATTAAAGATTTAAAAAATTATTACATTGCTATTGGTGGAGATTATGGTATTACTTGTGAAGAAATTGATGAAAAAAAAGTAAGTGAATTTTTAGATACTATTAGCAATGATATTATACTTACAGGACCTGTTGGTAATGGAATATTAGATAAAATGAAAAATAAGCCAAAATATATGGAAAATTATAATGAAGTTTATGATTTAGCTATTAAAAACAACAAAAACTTATTATTCATTTACAGATCCAATTACAGCAAATTATCTAAACGATAAAACAAAATTATTCTTAAATGAAAATTGAAACATTTAATAAATATTAATTATAAAGATTAAGAATATAAATATTTGTTATAAGTTAAAACTTATAAATATAATTAAAAAGATTTTTCTTAAATTAAGTTATTAAACAATTGGTGACTATTAAATGATTGTTGGAACAAGAGGAAGTCAATTAGCACTTGCACAAACAAAACAAGTATGTTCTGAACTGTCTAAAATAACAAAAAAAGCTATTGACATCAACATAATTAAAACAAAAGGAGATAAAATAACTAATTCTCAACTATACAACATAGATTCAAAAGGATTATTTACTAAAGAATTAGATATTGCTCTTCTTGATGAAGAAGTTGATTTTACTGTTCATAGTTTTAAAGATTTGCCTACTGAATTAGATGAAGATTTAGAAATAGTAGCTGTCCCTAAACGTGAATCTCCAAATGAAGTTCTAATATCAGATAAAAGTTGGAATGAATTAAAAACAGGTTCTAAACTTGGAACAAGTAGCTTAAGACGTGAAGCTTTTTGTAATCGTTACCAAAAAGATTTTGAACTTAAACCTATGAGAGGTAACATTGAAACTAGAATTCGAAAAGTTTATGAAAGTGATTTAGATGCTACTATTATGGCTGAAGCAGGAATTAAACGATTAAATTTAACAAAATACATAAAACAAGTATTTTCTCTAGATTATATCACACCTCCTGCTGGACAAGGAGCATTAGCCATTATAACTAGAAAAGATTCTGATAAAAAAGAAGCTATATCAAAGTTAAATGATTATACTTCAATGCAAGAAGTATTTGCAGAAAAAAAAGTGCTTGAAGAACTTGGTGTTGGCTGTCAATGGCCAATTGGTTCAATTGCACGTATGAAAGAAAATCAGTTTAATATTTATTCAATATTATTAACTAAAGAAGGAAATATCTTAAAAGAGCAAACTGAAAAAGGTTCCATTAAAAATGCTGTTGAACTTGGTAAAAAAATTGGGAGACTTTTTGAGGACTATGTTTAAGGAGGAATAAAATTGAGTGCAGTAAATGTAGGAGTTATTGGAGTAGGAGCAATGGGTGAAAACCATGTGCGTGTATACCATAAAATGGAAGAAGCTAATTTAATTGCTATTTCAGATGTTAATGAAAGAGCTTTAAAAAGAATCGAAAAAAAATATGAAACAACCGGTTATACTGACTACAATGAATTATTAGAAAATCCTGAAATAGAAGCAGTTAGTATTTGTGTCCCAACAACATTCCACCATTCAGTAGTGATGGAAGCCATTAAAAACAAAAAGCATGTTTTAGTTGAAAAACCAATTGCATTTACTTTAGAAGAAGCTGAAGAAATGATTGCTGCTGCAAAAGAAGCAGGAGTTATACTTGCAACAGGACATGTAGAACGATTTAACCCCGCAGTTCAAAAAGCTAAAGAACTTGTTGATGATGGTGTTATTGGAGATATCGTTTCAGCATTTGCAAAAAGAGTAGGACCACTACCTCCAAGAATAAAAGATGTTGGTGTTGCAATAGATTTAGCTATTCATGATTTAGATGTAATGAATTACTTATTTGATGAAAATATTGTTCAAGTTTATGGCGTAATGAACAGTATTTTAGATGATTGTGAATTTGAAGATCATGCTGAAATTATGGTAAGTTTTGATAATGAATCTACTGGAATTATTGAAGTTAATTGGTTAACTCCATACAAAAGAAGAGAATTAGAACTTACTGGAACTGATGGTATCATATCTGTAGATTATATTGAACAAAGTATTGATGTATTTGGCAAATTTGCTCAAGATATTGAAATTAAACATGAAGAACCATTGAAAGAAGAGTTAAAATCTTTTTTAAATGCAGTTGAAAACGATCAAGAACCAGAAATCACTGGTGAAGATGGTCTTAAAGCTCTTAAAATGGTTATTGCTGCTAATAAATCTTCTAGGGAACATAAACCAATTAGTTTTGATGAACTTTAATCAGGTGATATAATTGAAGAAAAAATTAATTAAAAAAGCTCAAGAACTAAGACAACACGGTTTTACAACTGGAGAAATAGCTGATGAACTCAATGTTAGTATGGACACAGCTAGATGGTTAACTTTACAAAAACCAACTGAAGAAAAAACAAAAGCACCAACAGACTTTGCAATAAATTGGAAAAGTGTTGGAGGTAATTCAACACGTTTAAGATATGTTTCTGGTGCATTAAGTGACATGGCATTATCTCATGGAGAAGCAAATGTAGTTGTTGGAATTGCTGTAAGTGGTGTACCATTTGCAACCATGATGGCTGATTTTTTAGAAGATATGTCAGAAACAGAAACTTCACTAGCTATTTTCCACCCAAATAAACATAGAAAAGGACAAGACACAACTGATGATGAAGGAACTATCAGTACAAACTTCGGAAATGTTGAAGGTAAAAAAGTCATTATTGTAGATGATGTTATAACTAGCGGTAAAACTGTAAAAGAAGTCATTCATACAGTTAAAGACCAAGGTGGAGAACCTACTTGTGTTACCGTATTAATTGATAAAGCAGGATTATCTGAAATTGAAGATGTTCCTATCGAATCGTTAATAAAAGTTAGTAGACTAGGATAATAACCTACCTCATTATTTTTTTAAACTTTCATTATTTAAAGTAATTATTGGTATAATCCACCAAAATCGTTCAATAATTCTTCTGAAGAAATTTCACTGATATCTCTTTTTTCACTAGAAACCCCTCCAATAACACCAATACTTTGAATATTATTCTTTAAAACGGCTGTTGATATGATTCCTCCATTTTCAGGAGATAGTACAAATAATTCTAAAAATAATTCATCTTCACCTACAATAAATGCTGGTTCAATAGACTCTGGAGATTTAGTTTGGACTTTAATTAATATGTTTTTAGCATCATTAATACCATCAATACCAATTTCTTTTCTAATGGTTTCATCTAATTGCATTACTTTTTCACTCCAATTAATTTTAAATAAATCATTTTTATTGGTTCTGGTTGTTTTATTTTCCATGATAACACCTTTTAGTCATTTACACAATATCTAAACATCTTTTTAGTAAACCAACTTTTCTAAAACTAATCAATTTTTTAAATGATATTCTTTTAAATATACTAAAATTTATACAATTTTACATAAATATTCTAAGTTGATATTCATTTTCTAAAAAATATTTGCTTTTAAAGGGTACTCTATCTTATGTTATAAACACTATATAACATTTTTGTGTTTTTCAAAAATAATTTTTCAAAGTCAAAACAATGAAAAGGTTTATATGTATGTAGGTGCTTACTTACATTATGGAAGTAAAAGCTGGTAGTGTTGAAGAGAGAATAATAAATGCTTCATTTGATGTATTAGAAAAAGAAGGATACAGTGGAGCAACGACAAAAAAAATTGCTAAAAAAGCCAATATAAATGAAGTAACATTATTTAGAAAGTTCAAATCAAAACACAGGTTAATGGAAATAGTTAAAGAATATTATAGTGATTATTTAATAAATCAATTAGAAGAAATATTTCAATTTAATGATGAAATTAGTTTTGAAGAATACTCAAAAAATTGTTTTTATAAAATAGTAAATTTGTCTGATAATGAATTAAATATTATTAAAATAGGATTAGAAGAAGTAAGAAATCCCGGGGATGAACAATTATTTTCAAAAACTTCTGATATGATAATAAATAAACTAACAGAATTTTTTAAAATAAAAATTGCTAAAAAAGAAATAAAAAAAGTTAATCCACATGTATTAGCCTTAAATATGTTTAGTATTCTTTTTGAATCCATGATTCTTTGGAAAGTTTATGGAAAAAGTCCCCATTATGATATAGACCAGTATGTTAAAGACTTCCTTGAAATTATAATAAATGGAATAAAATGTGAGGTATAAAATGGAAAAAACATTAAAAAACATTTCTGAAATCATGAAAAATGATTTAAAATCAGCATTTCAAAACCCAATTGTAGTTATTGTTTTAGTAGCTTTAATTATCATTCCATCATTATACGCACTCATAAATATTGAAGCTTGTTGGGATCCCTACCAAAGAACTGACGATATAGATTTTGCAATAGCTAATCTAGATAATGGTTCTCAATATGATGGTGAAAAAATAGAAGCTGGTAGCGAACTTGTAAATGAGTTAAAAAATAATAGTGATTTTAACTGGAAATTTGTTAGTGAAAAAGATTTGAGGCAAGGAGTAGATAATGGAACATATTACGCTGGAATCATAATCCCTAAAAATTTCAGTCAAAAAGTAGTTTCGATTACCTCAGATAATCCAGAATCTGCAAAATTAATTTATATTGTCAATATTAAAGAAAATCCAGTTGCAAATAAACTAACAGATAGTGGAGCAAAAGCTGTATATAATACTATGAATGCAAAAATTGTAGAATTTATAAATATTGCTGCTTATGGAAAATTAGGTGATTTACAATCAAGTTTATCATCAGGGTCAATGCAATTATCATCAGGAGCATCACAATTATCATCAGGAGCTCATGATGTTTCAAATGGTGCAAATAAAGTATCATCTGGAGCTTCAAACTTAGCTAATGCTAAAAATCAGGTAAATTCCGGAGCTAATGATGTTCAAAATGGAGCATCACAAATAAAATCTGGATCCAACAATATCAATAAAGGCGCATCTGATCTTTCAAATGCTGCAGGACAAGTAAGTAGTGGTTCTAAAAAAGTTCAAGATAGTGCCTCTCAAATCCAATCAAGTATTGATCCTAGTAAATTACCTGATGGACCAGTAAAGAATGTGGTTGAAGGTTCTGTTAAATTAGCCAATTCAAGTTCAAAAGTAGCTAGTGGATCAAACTCTGTTGCACAAGGTTCTGTTAAATTAGCTAATAATTCAGCAAAACTAGCTAATGGAGCATCTGATGTAGCAGGTGGAGCTTCAAAATTAGCAAATGGGGCAGTTGATTTAGCAGATGGTTCTGGAAAATTAGCTGAAGGATCATTAAGTTTAGCAGCAGGTTCACAATTACTTGCTAATTCAGCCGCTTCTGCTTTATTTTCAGCTTCAAGTTCACTAGCTATTGCATCTGATTCATTATCTGATGTTACTGGAATTGATAAAGATAAAGTTGGAGATTATTTTTATTCACCTGTTGAATTAGAAAAAGAAGAACTATATCCAGTTGATAATTATGGTTCACAAGTAGCTCCATTTTATATTGTTTTATCAATGTGGGTTGGTGCAGTTATTACTGGAGCTATGATAAAAGTTGGAAGTAGTCATAAGACTAAATACAAACCAATAGAAGTATATTTTGGTAAATTAGCTTTGTTTATTATAATGAGTATTTTACAAGCTTTAATTACATTATCAAGTGCATTTATTCTTGGAATTACTGTTGAAAATCCTGCATTATTCATATTTTCAGGAGTATTAATATCTGTAATATTTATGACGATAGTTTATTCATTTTTATCTGCATTAGGAACCGTTGGTGAAGGTGTTGCTGTTATTCTTTTAGTACTTCAAATATCTGGTACTGGAGGAATTTATCCAATAGAAATTATGAGTCCTATATTTCAACAATTGTACTCGTATCTTCCAATGACACATGCAATAACATTACTACGTGAATCCGCCCTTGGAATTGTATGGTCAAATTATATACCAGCATTAGTATTTTTAGTTGTTGTAGGAATTTTAACTGAAATAATAGCAATAATTATCAAAACAAAAGCAGATAAAAGATCCCACTACTTTGAAGAACGTTTAAAAGAAAGTGGATTGTTTAAATAGTTCTTAAATTAGATTTATTCTAATTTAAGAAATTTTTTTAAAAAAAAAATTATAAATATAAATCAGATGGTTTTCCAATATATTCAAAATCATCTTTATTATTGAGATATTTCACACCATTGACTTTACCATTCGGTAATTTAGTAACAACAGACATTCCATCATTTACATCAATAATAATCATCCTAACTTTACCGTCATTTTCAACTCTGATTTTGATTACATCATCGTTTTCTACTAATTCAGCTTCTTCAAAATCATTGTGAACATCAGTTGAATACCAATGTTGCGGTATTTTAATTCTTAAACCTAAATCATCTAAAATATCTTTAACATGCATTTTTAAAACCTTCCTAATATAACCTATGTATGAAATCTATTTAAATATTTTGTAACTTTATTAGGGTGAAAAGTAGTAAAACTAAATTAAAAAATGAATTTTACTTTTACCAATATTATCTAAGGACTGTGGTTCAACATTACCTTCTGGAATCCCTAAAGCTAAAATACCAGCAATTAGATAATTCATCAGTTCCTCTAATTTCATGAATTGTTCTTTTGAAATTTCATCCTTTGTAAATTTACATACACTTTTCCTTTTTAACATTATCTCTAACAAAACCACATTACCACTAAGGAATATAAGTTAAAAAGAGTTTATAATGATGATTAAAGAGATAATTTAATCTCATCTAAATCATCATTATATGCTTCTGCCTCAATAATAGTTTTAATTTTAGAAAAAGAAATATTAAATCCATTACTAGCTATTTCATTAGAAAAAGTTTTTAAATCTTCATATTCAGCTTTTAAAGATATTATTTCATCATTTAAATTATATAAATATTTAATTTTGATTTTTTTATTGAATTTTTGTTTATTTATCTCAACAGAAACATCTTTAGTTTTTAATTTAAATGGAAACTTTAAATGTTCACAAGACAATATTCTCATCCCAATAGTTCCAAACTCTAAAGCCAAAAGGGATGAAACATCTTCTAATTTATTCTCATCTAAATCTACAAATAGAATATATTCCATTCTTCCTTTTTTAGTAAATGAATTGATTATATGAAAATTATTAGCTCCATTATCAATTAATCGATTACCAATATAAGGAATACTTTCAAGAGATATATCATCAATAGTAGTCATTATTAACATGATAAGTCTCTCATTATTTTTCTTGCTCTTTTAGCACAGTTTTCTGCCCTTTCAATTCCACCAGGAATAGATGAAGTTACATATGCTCCCCGTGTAGCTTTAACAGCTATTTCATGCACATCCCCATCAGTCATTGCCCCTGCAACTGCTGCTGGAACAATGATATTAATTATAGTGTGTCCACAAAGTTGTAATTCATCGATAGGAACTGCAACTAATGGAATAACATCTAAAATATCTGTTTTTTTATTTAAAACAGCATCAGGAATTATATTATTTGCAATACCTTTAAATTTAATAGTTTCACCATCAATTGTAACTTCAGCATCAACATCTGTGTCAAAACCTGCATAATGACGTAAAAACGGATTTTCAACTCGACGAGAACATCCTGCATATTTAGTAATTTTAATATTAATCTCTTTATTCATCATTCCACTAAACATTTTAGATGCTGCATTTTGAATATTTTCTACTTTTTCATCATCGAGTAATTTAGTTATCTCATCAACAGTTAATCCTTCTTTAATTTTATCATAAGCAAGTTTAGCTATTCTTAAAGTTTCTTTTGCTAAAGCTCCTTCACTAGCTAAAATCATAGCTTTTGTAACAGGCCCTCTTTGAACTTGCTCTGCTTTACGTGTAATTGTATTTGTAGCTATTTTAGCAATTTCAGGTTCTAGCCAAAAATTATTTTTAATATCCTCAATAGCTAATGCTGCTTTTTCAATATCCCCATTTTTTGAAAGTAATACTTTTAAAGCCAAAATTGCATCAGCAGCCATGTGCCCTAATGGAGGTTGTAGTGGACCACCTGAAAAACCAGCTCCAATATCTAAAGACTCTTCAAAAGCAGATAACATTTCTTCAAATGCAATCATACCTACAACAGAAGGCCCTCCAATATCTTTCATGATGACGCCTAAATCTCCAACTAAAGTAGCTGTATCATATTCTTCCCCAGTCCCCCTAATATGTAACTTTTCAGGAAGACCTGCAGCTTCACATGCTCCTAAACCTGCAACATATGCACTATTAGCTTGAAAAAGTCCACCATATTCTTCTGCAACTTCTGAATCAGGATGAACAATTTCTAAAATAGCTGCTACTCCTAAAATTGCTGCAATTATTGGGCTTGGAGGCATACCAACATTAGCATATGCAGTTAACATTCCTTTAGTTCCTGAATATGCTCCCTTTTTTGCAAGAACTGTAAAACCTGTATCCTCACCTAATGAATTATGTCCATAAAGTGGACCTCCTCCAACACCTAATGGGAGAATTGATCCATCAATTGGGGTTAAATTACCTTCAAAAATATCATCATAAATTGCACGAACCGCAGCATAACCAGATATTCTATTATTAGCTTTTGGAGTTGGAATAGCTATTACACCAGTTCTATTAACTCCTGCAATCATTCTTGCCATGGCTCCAAGTTTTCTATTTCCTGCAGGGACTCCTGCTTGAGCATTGGATCCTGCAAAATAACATAAGGTTGCACTTAGTAATGCTGCATTTGTAGGATCAGCTCCAGCATTTTCAGCAGATTTAATAGCTTTTTTTAAGATAAAATCAATTGGAAGCTCCCTTACATTTTCATCAGTCAATTGAAGGTTACTTCCCCTGATAACTTCTTCAGCAATAGAATTAGCAGCGCAAATAGCTGCAATATTTAACATTCCATGACCTTTTGTTAAAGCTTCAATCCTATCACTTGTCATATTATCCACATCTAATGTAGATGCCATGATTGCTGATACTAATTCTTTTTCCATCATAAACCCTCCTTCAATTATATATTTCAATTGAATATTATTTAAATTAATCTTTTCAAAATAAAATATTTTTTTAGAATTATTAATCTTTTCAAGTTTATATGAAAAATTTTTATAAACTAAATAAAAAGTGTTAGAAAAAGTAAATTATATAAACAATTTTCTAGGAAATATTTTTATTCATTTGAAATAATCAATCTTTTAGACCATTCATCATACGCTGAAATATAAAATCTTCCACCAATTATTCTAGATTTTCATTATTTAATAATATATCTAAAGACATTTTTTAACAAACAATGCTTTAAGATTATCTAGAAAATTATACTATCAAAATTGTATCCTTCTTTTATTTTTTCTAAAATATGGAACATATCAATTTCCATGCCACAAGTCGGATAATCTTTGCCATAATTAATAATATCATCAAGTAAATAATTGGGGATTTTAAAATTACTCATAAAATCTTCAAATTCTGAAAAAATGAATCGAATCCATCAGCTTTCTTCCAAGTTTTTGAACCATTTTAATACATAAATCACAATATTCTTCATTAAGGTTATCATTACAAAGTTAATAGTCATGTCAAATTGTTTTTCTTTAATTTTAATGGAATTATCAATCATGTTGAAAAATATGATTTAATATAAAGATTCCCTGTATCCATCAATTAAATTAAATAATTCTTCTTTTGTATTAGCTTTAAATAGTTTCGGTTTAAAATCAACACTTCTAGGTAATCCTTTCATATAATATGCAGCATGAGATCTCATTTTCTTTATAGCTACCTTTTCACCTTTATTATCAATGAGTAAATTCATGTGTTTTTTTATCATGCTAATTTTCTCATCGACCGTTACTGTTTTTGGCTCAATTCCTTTTTCTAAATAATCCACACATTCTTTAATTAACCATGGATTACCAAGAACTCCCCTACCAATCATGATTGCATCACAATCAGTTTCATCAATCATTCTTTTAGCATCATAACATGATTTAATATCACCATTACCAATAACTGGGATAAACAACTCCTCTTTAATTTGCTTGATAATATTCCAATCTGCATGACCAGAATATCCTTGATTTCTATCTCTTGGATGAATAGTAATAGCCGATGCACCTGCTTTTTCGACTATTTTGGCAATTTCAACTGCATTAATACTATCACAATCCCAACCACTTCTAATTTTAACCGTGATTGGAATAGGAATCTGACCAGTTAAAGCATTTATAATTTCATAAACCTTATTTGGATTTTTAAGTAGTGCACTTCCAGCTTGAGATTTAATAGCTACCTTTGAAACAGGACATCCCATGTTAATATCAATAATATCTGGTTCCATATATTCGTAAATATATTTTGATGCAATTTTAAATGATTCTACATCAGATCCAAATATTTGTTGTGAAATAGGTCTTTCAAAATCTGTCATATATAACATTTCATTAGTTCTTTTATCTCCATGCATGACTGCTTTAGCAGATACCATTTCAGTCCCAATAAGCCCACATCCCATGGATTTAATAATATTTCTAAATGCTGAATCACAAATACCTGCCATAGGAGCTAATACTACCTTATTGTTTATTTCAACATTACCAATTTTCCATTTCATAAACTACCCAAATTTGTTTTAATAAAAATTTATGTTATAACTAACTAGACATCACTGAATTAAATCAATGCCCCGCCAAAAGACTATTAATATTTAAATTTACATATTTAACCAACAAATAAATCCTATTGTTTACAGATGAAAAGCAATCATATCAAATCAAAGGAATTAAATCTATACAATTAATGAGAGAACTTCAAATTAAATTAATACAATCTAAAAAGAAAATTCATATTTTTAGAATACTCTAATTCTAACCACCTTTTAAGAATTGGTTCCGATAAATAGTACAAATTATTTTCTAAAACAATTAATTCTTGATGTTGAAGATTAACTAAAGGTCTACTAATCGAACCCGTGGTAACACCAAGTTTATTTGCAATTTCGTTTCTTTTTAAAGGACCATCTAATAGAGAAATAATAATATATTGTTCACGTAATGTTAATTTATCCCACATTACAACTAAATGAGAATTTATAACTTTAATTTTATCTTCAAATTCTATTTTAACCATATGTTCATCTAATTTAATATCTTTTGGAAGTAATGTTGCAAAAATAT from Methanobrevibacter oralis encodes the following:
- a CDS encoding YhgE/Pip domain-containing protein, yielding MEKTLKNISEIMKNDLKSAFQNPIVVIVLVALIIIPSLYALINIEACWDPYQRTDDIDFAIANLDNGSQYDGEKIEAGSELVNELKNNSDFNWKFVSEKDLRQGVDNGTYYAGIIIPKNFSQKVVSITSDNPESAKLIYIVNIKENPVANKLTDSGAKAVYNTMNAKIVEFINIAAYGKLGDLQSSLSSGSMQLSSGASQLSSGAHDVSNGANKVSSGASNLANAKNQVNSGANDVQNGASQIKSGSNNINKGASDLSNAAGQVSSGSKKVQDSASQIQSSIDPSKLPDGPVKNVVEGSVKLANSSSKVASGSNSVAQGSVKLANNSAKLANGASDVAGGASKLANGAVDLADGSGKLAEGSLSLAAGSQLLANSAASALFSASSSLAIASDSLSDVTGIDKDKVGDYFYSPVELEKEELYPVDNYGSQVAPFYIVLSMWVGAVITGAMIKVGSSHKTKYKPIEVYFGKLALFIIMSILQALITLSSAFILGITVENPALFIFSGVLISVIFMTIVYSFLSALGTVGEGVAVILLVLQISGTGGIYPIEIMSPIFQQLYSYLPMTHAITLLRESALGIVWSNYIPALVFLVVVGILTEIIAIIIKTKADKRSHYFEERLKESGLFK
- a CDS encoding nitroreductase family protein, coding for MVLLEIMLKRKSVCKFTKDEISKEQFMKLEELMNYLIAGILALGIPEGNVEPQSLDNIGKSKIHFLI
- the larC2 gene encoding nickel pincer cofactor biosynthesis protein LarC2; this translates as MLIMTTIDDISLESIPYIGNRLIDNGANNFHIINSFTKKGRMEYILFVDLDENKLEDVSSLLALEFGTIGMRILSCEHLKFPFKLKTKDVSVEINKQKFNKKIKIKYLYNLNDEIISLKAEYEDLKTFSNEIASNGFNISFSKIKTIIEAEAYNDDLDEIKLSL
- the dusB gene encoding tRNA dihydrouridine synthase DusB, producing MKWKIGNVEINNKVVLAPMAGICDSAFRNIIKSMGCGLIGTEMVSAKAVMHGDKRTNEMLYMTDFERPISQQIFGSDVESFKIASKYIYEYMEPDIIDINMGCPVSKVAIKSQAGSALLKNPNKVYEIINALTGQIPIPITVKIRSGWDCDSINAVEIAKIVEKAGASAITIHPRDRNQGYSGHADWNIIKQIKEELFIPVIGNGDIKSCYDAKRMIDETDCDAIMIGRGVLGNPWLIKECVDYLEKGIEPKTVTVDEKISMIKKHMNLLIDNKGEKVAIKKMRSHAAYYMKGLPRSVDFKPKLFKANTKEELFNLIDGYRESLY